One window of the Candidatus Eremiobacterota bacterium genome contains the following:
- a CDS encoding ParA family protein — protein sequence MIVSIINNKGGTGKTTTAVNLAAAMAHEGHKVLICDLDPQASASLSVGVEYHRLTPSLFEILFFCARPEECIRKTSLGGLDILTGSIDLASADLHLADVPGRELVLSEALSHVRHLYDFIVIDCAPSLSLLQINALTACERYVIPLLPEYLTLEGLVSLRDALDRIKSGIGVNPRLLGIVFTMVNPAPFPFLSRELREQTQIMNLLREYAPGDIFSTVIRRDIALAEAPSYGKTIIEYAPGGRSAREFLALSRELIERIKY from the coding sequence ATGATAGTATCGATAATCAACAACAAGGGAGGCACAGGGAAAACGACGACGGCCGTCAACCTCGCTGCGGCAATGGCACACGAGGGGCACAAGGTGCTTATCTGTGATCTTGATCCCCAGGCGTCGGCTTCCCTCTCTGTAGGGGTGGAATATCACAGGCTTACGCCTTCCCTTTTCGAGATTCTCTTTTTTTGTGCACGGCCGGAAGAGTGCATAAGAAAGACATCTCTCGGGGGCCTCGACATACTCACGGGGTCCATCGATCTTGCCTCCGCAGACCTTCATCTCGCCGATGTCCCGGGAAGGGAATTAGTGCTCTCAGAGGCGCTGAGCCATGTGCGCCATCTCTATGACTTTATTGTTATTGACTGCGCCCCGTCACTTTCCTTGCTCCAGATAAACGCTCTCACGGCCTGCGAGAGATACGTCATCCCTCTCTTGCCTGAATACCTCACACTGGAGGGACTTGTAAGCCTCCGGGACGCCCTTGACAGGATAAAATCGGGCATCGGAGTCAATCCCCGTCTGCTCGGAATAGTGTTCACCATGGTGAACCCTGCGCCTTTTCCCTTCCTCAGCCGGGAATTGAGAGAACAGACGCAGATAATGAATCTTCTCAGGGAATATGCTCCCGGTGATATATTTTCCACTGTCATACGGAGGGACATTGCGCTTGCGGAGGCGCCTTCCTATGGGAAGACCATAATTGAGTATGCCCCCGGAGGCAGGAGCGCCAGGGAGTTCCTGGCCCTTTCCAGGGAGCTCATTGAACGGATAAAGTATTAA
- a CDS encoding methyl-accepting chemotaxis protein: MPYNVGKSIFERTAETPAATAPAREKEAQAPPSGGHDDLTRSLLDELPLPVVAVDRDFNVIYANRAAQSITGMAQEQCLQSKCFSLMHTGHCNTENCQLGRAMIQGTALTGETVARLPRGDLPIRYTAVPLFDNNGKIAGAVEYILDISKELEIKNAITDLTKAAVNGQLDRRAETSGFQGAYREIVEGFNSVLDSVVKPLKVAASYVNMIAKGEIPPKITDEYRGDFNEIKNNLNQCIDAVNLLVADANMLSKAGVEGRLATRADGNKHQGEFRRIVQGVNDTLDAVIGPLGVAAKYVERISRGDIPEKIRDEYKGDFNEIKNNLNQCIDAVNLLVADANMLSKAGVEGRLATRADGNKHQGEFRRIVQGVNDTLDAVIGPLGVAAKYVERISRGDIPEKIRDEYKGDFNEIKNNLNALIDSMDTITNVAKEIAGGNLEVEVRQRSSQDMLMKAIEAMLSNLKSMVKGIMEMTISLTASSSQLSSIAEELAQNAVGMSNTSTSVASSAEEMSVNMASISASTEQSTTNINGVASATEEMSSTIGEISQNSERARSITQNAVQSVNVSSEKVKELGAAAKDISKVTDVIVEIAEQTKLLALNATIEAARAGEAGKGFAVVANEVKELAKQTNAATDDIMQKIEAIQASTNHTIGQISEISKIILTVSETVSNIASSVEEQSVTTKSIARNIGQALIGVNDSTKNIAVAANMSRNIASDIGSVKEGIDRIKEAGKTLTSSSGNLVQVAGRLKVMVERFKV, translated from the coding sequence ATGCCATACAATGTAGGGAAGAGTATCTTTGAGAGAACTGCTGAGACTCCGGCGGCCACTGCGCCGGCACGCGAAAAGGAGGCTCAGGCGCCGCCATCAGGCGGCCATGATGATCTTACCCGCTCCCTCCTTGATGAACTCCCATTACCGGTCGTCGCAGTAGATCGTGATTTTAACGTAATCTATGCCAACAGGGCTGCTCAGTCCATTACGGGCATGGCTCAAGAGCAGTGCCTGCAGAGCAAATGCTTTTCCCTTATGCACACAGGCCACTGCAACACGGAGAACTGCCAGCTCGGCAGGGCGATGATCCAGGGCACTGCCCTTACAGGAGAGACAGTGGCGCGCCTCCCCAGGGGAGATCTCCCCATCCGCTACACTGCAGTTCCTCTCTTTGATAACAATGGAAAGATCGCTGGTGCTGTCGAGTATATTCTGGATATCTCGAAAGAACTGGAGATCAAGAATGCCATCACTGATCTCACCAAAGCCGCGGTCAATGGCCAGCTTGACAGGCGTGCCGAGACGTCGGGCTTTCAGGGAGCCTACCGTGAGATTGTCGAAGGCTTTAACAGTGTCCTTGACTCCGTCGTCAAGCCCCTCAAGGTAGCCGCCAGCTATGTGAACATGATTGCCAAAGGTGAAATACCCCCGAAAATTACTGATGAGTACAGGGGCGACTTCAACGAGATAAAGAACAACCTCAACCAGTGCATTGACGCGGTGAACCTGCTGGTGGCCGACGCCAACATGCTCAGCAAGGCGGGCGTGGAAGGCCGTCTCGCCACAAGGGCCGATGGAAACAAGCACCAGGGTGAATTCCGCAGGATAGTGCAGGGCGTCAACGACACTCTTGACGCGGTCATCGGGCCTCTCGGCGTTGCCGCGAAATACGTGGAGCGCATCTCCAGAGGCGACATACCCGAGAAGATCAGGGATGAGTACAAAGGCGACTTCAACGAGATCAAGAACAACCTCAACCAGTGCATTGACGCGGTGAATCTGCTGGTGGCCGATGCCAACATGCTCAGCAAGGCGGGCGTGGAAGGCCGTCTCGCCACAAGGGCCGATGGAAACAAGCACCAGGGTGAATTCCGCAGGATAGTGCAGGGCGTCAACGACACTCTTGACGCGGTCATCGGGCCTCTCGGCGTTGCCGCGAAATACGTGGAGCGCATCTCCAGAGGCGACATACCCGAGAAGATCAGGGATGAGTACAAAGGCGACTTCAACGAGATCAAGAACAACCTGAACGCCCTGATTGACTCCATGGATACCATTACCAACGTGGCCAAGGAAATAGCCGGCGGGAACCTGGAAGTTGAGGTCAGGCAGCGGTCATCTCAGGACATGCTCATGAAGGCAATAGAGGCCATGCTCAGTAATCTGAAGAGCATGGTAAAGGGAATCATGGAGATGACCATCAGTCTTACCGCGTCATCATCGCAGCTTTCCTCCATTGCCGAAGAGCTGGCCCAGAATGCTGTAGGCATGAGCAATACGAGCACTTCCGTGGCAAGCTCCGCCGAGGAGATGAGCGTCAACATGGCTTCCATATCTGCCTCAACTGAACAATCCACGACAAACATCAACGGCGTGGCTTCCGCAACGGAAGAGATGTCTTCCACCATAGGCGAGATCTCCCAGAATTCGGAGCGGGCAAGGAGCATTACCCAGAATGCCGTGCAGAGCGTCAATGTCTCGTCAGAGAAAGTGAAGGAGCTCGGAGCGGCAGCAAAAGACATCAGCAAGGTCACTGACGTCATTGTTGAGATTGCGGAACAGACCAAGCTTCTTGCCCTCAACGCCACAATTGAGGCGGCGAGAGCCGGCGAGGCAGGAAAAGGCTTTGCGGTGGTGGCGAACGAGGTCAAGGAACTGGCAAAGCAGACTAATGCAGCCACCGACGACATCATGCAGAAGATAGAAGCCATACAGGCTTCCACCAACCATACAATAGGGCAGATCTCGGAGATTTCCAAAATCATCCTGACGGTAAGTGAAACGGTGTCAAATATCGCCTCATCCGTTGAAGAGCAGAGCGTCACCACGAAAAGTATCGCAAGGAATATCGGCCAGGCTCTTATCGGCGTCAATGACTCCACGAAAAATATCGCCGTTGCGGCAAATATGTCCAGAAACATCGCTTCAGACATCGGCTCAGTGAAAGAGGGCATAGATAGAATCAAGGAAGCCGGCAAGACTCTCACCTCAAGCTCCGGCAATCTCGTGCAGGTGGCAGGCAGGCTGAAAGTCATGGTGGAGAGATTCAAAGTATAG
- a CDS encoding protein-glutamate O-methyltransferase CheR gives MQVSNEEFALFSRYIYQLTGLSLDESKKYLLETRFEALARELGCATISELHLKSVHDPRKIIPHRIIDLITTHETFFFRDHKPFEVLRAKMVKKFIHNPGSYGNPVRSAMSIWSAACSTGQEIYSIAMVARELLREKAIGMVTIMGTDISDECVAKASYGRYSSLEVERGLSPERLRTNFIQDGSGWKVKDELRAMTTFRRLNLIEDFSLLGRFDIIFCRNVAIYFSQEDKKKLFERFAAHMGEESILILGSTETLFGVTGRFLRVEDEYGIYYRLAS, from the coding sequence ATGCAGGTAAGCAATGAGGAATTTGCTCTCTTCTCCCGCTATATATACCAGCTTACCGGGCTGTCCCTTGATGAAAGCAAAAAATATCTGCTGGAGACAAGGTTTGAGGCCCTGGCGAGAGAATTGGGGTGCGCCACCATAAGTGAGCTCCATCTCAAGTCGGTCCATGATCCCCGGAAAATTATTCCGCACAGGATCATCGACCTCATCACCACCCATGAAACTTTTTTTTTCAGGGATCACAAGCCTTTCGAGGTGCTCAGAGCGAAGATGGTAAAGAAATTCATCCATAATCCCGGTTCATACGGAAACCCTGTGCGCTCTGCAATGAGCATATGGAGCGCCGCGTGCTCTACAGGCCAGGAGATATACAGCATCGCCATGGTGGCAAGAGAGCTCCTGAGAGAGAAGGCCATTGGCATGGTGACCATCATGGGGACCGATATCTCTGATGAATGCGTAGCGAAAGCGAGCTATGGCAGATACTCTTCCCTGGAAGTGGAAAGGGGGCTCTCACCGGAGAGGCTCAGGACAAATTTCATCCAGGACGGCAGCGGCTGGAAAGTGAAGGATGAGCTCCGCGCCATGACTACCTTCAGGAGGCTGAACCTTATAGAGGATTTTTCGTTACTGGGGAGATTTGACATAATATTCTGCAGGAACGTGGCGATCTATTTCAGCCAGGAAGACAAGAAAAAGCTCTTCGAGCGCTTTGCCGCTCATATGGGGGAGGAGAGCATTCTGATTCTGGGCTCAACGGAAACCCTTTTCGGCGTGACCGGAAGATTTCTGAGAGTGGA
- a CDS encoding chemotaxis protein CheW, with product MEEIIEAVIFKIGDILCGLDIRHVQEICKNTDITRVYYSPAFISGVINLRGTVVTVINLRHLFKMKENHRSVTSRIIIVDSGGERIGLLVDIVHDIIEIDRSFLEPPPSNIKGVAGSLFTSIYKKPRELVSIMNLEEVLKIRTE from the coding sequence ATGGAAGAGATCATTGAAGCCGTCATCTTCAAGATCGGCGATATTCTGTGCGGCCTTGACATCAGGCACGTGCAGGAAATATGCAAGAATACTGATATTACCAGGGTATATTATTCGCCCGCCTTCATATCAGGGGTGATAAACCTCAGGGGAACGGTGGTCACTGTCATCAACCTGCGCCACCTTTTTAAAATGAAAGAAAACCACAGAAGCGTCACCAGCCGGATAATCATCGTGGATTCAGGGGGCGAGCGGATAGGCCTTCTTGTCGATATTGTCCATGACATCATCGAGATAGACAGGTCCTTTCTTGAGCCTCCTCCCTCCAACATCAAGGGAGTTGCCGGTTCATTGTTTACCTCCATATATAAGAAACCCAGGGAGCTGGTTTCTATCATGAACCTTGAGGAAGTGCTCAAGATAAGAACAGAGTGA
- the cheB gene encoding chemotaxis-specific protein-glutamate methyltransferase CheB produces the protein MAEEAVKVLVADDSTIFRNIIKGVLEQIPGVSQVSTAYNGRVAVEKIPSLMPDLVVVDMDMPEMNGLEVLKFIKATAPHISTVLITSHVSQSATLSLQALHEGALDMILKPDSPKADENMEVLAFRLKSLVQVVLDNKRVSALLKAAKEISPADRGREPQRAADSAYEKISYRRIEAVGIAISTGGPVALRVFIPRLPGDLPVPVFIVQHMPATFTAALAESLDKISALKVVEAASGDAVKPGTVYIAPGGRHMKVQRDEHSNLPVIVATDDPMENYCRPSADYLFRSLAGVYGGRVLGVIMTGMGEDGVKGLKMLKALNAPVIAQDESTSVVFGMPREAIRAQIVDTVLPLELMARAITRFALSEGE, from the coding sequence ATGGCGGAAGAAGCTGTAAAAGTGCTCGTGGCCGATGATTCCACGATATTCAGAAATATTATAAAAGGCGTGTTGGAACAGATCCCCGGCGTGTCACAGGTTTCAACGGCCTACAACGGCAGAGTCGCTGTTGAGAAAATCCCTTCTCTGATGCCTGATCTCGTGGTCGTTGATATGGATATGCCTGAGATGAACGGCCTGGAAGTATTGAAATTCATCAAAGCTACCGCGCCCCATATTTCCACTGTTCTCATCACTTCCCACGTGAGCCAGAGCGCCACCCTTTCTCTGCAGGCGCTTCATGAGGGAGCGCTTGATATGATCCTGAAGCCGGACAGCCCCAAGGCCGATGAGAACATGGAAGTGCTTGCCTTCCGGTTGAAGTCCCTTGTCCAGGTGGTGCTGGACAACAAAAGAGTGAGCGCCCTCCTCAAGGCGGCAAAGGAGATATCTCCGGCCGACAGAGGCAGAGAACCTCAGAGAGCGGCAGACAGTGCCTATGAAAAAATAAGCTACCGGAGAATTGAGGCAGTGGGAATAGCAATCTCCACAGGGGGGCCTGTGGCACTGAGAGTTTTCATCCCCAGGCTCCCCGGCGACCTCCCTGTTCCTGTATTTATCGTGCAGCACATGCCTGCCACTTTTACTGCAGCCCTTGCCGAATCTCTGGACAAGATAAGCGCGCTGAAGGTTGTGGAAGCCGCATCGGGAGACGCGGTGAAGCCGGGCACGGTCTATATCGCCCCCGGCGGAAGGCACATGAAGGTGCAGAGGGATGAGCATTCAAATCTCCCCGTGATTGTCGCTACCGATGATCCCATGGAAAACTACTGCCGCCCCTCTGCCGACTATCTTTTCCGTTCCCTTGCAGGAGTATATGGAGGAAGAGTGCTGGGAGTCATCATGACAGGCATGGGTGAAGATGGCGTGAAAGGGCTCAAAATGCTGAAAGCGCTCAATGCCCCCGTGATAGCACAGGATGAGTCCACGTCAGTGGTATTTGGCATGCCGAGGGAGGCCATCAGGGCACAGATCGTTGATACGGTCCTTCCCCTGGAGCTCATGGCCCGTGCAATAACGCGCTTTGCCCTTTCTGAGGGAGAATAG